The bacterium region AATTTTGAAAGATAAAGATGTAAAAAAGATAGTGGCAGAAATTGTTCCCTTATGCCAGGAAGTAGTGGTGACTTCACCCAGCACCGAGAGAGGTTTGGATAAAAAATTGCTTAAAAGAGAAGTTATTAATTATCTCCCTTCAGGTAAAGTCAGGATAGAGAATGGCGTCGGGGAAGCCCTGATGAGGGCTCTTGAGGTTGCCAGTACGGATGATTTAATCTGTGTTACTGGTTCCCTGTACACTGTAGGGGAAGCGAAGAGGGCATTGAAACGATGAACAAGTATTCTATCGGAATAGACATTGGTGGCACGAATATAACTGTAGCCCTGGTTACAAAAAAAGGGAAAATCGTAAGAAAGATTAAGTTTCCCACCAAGGTAGAAGAGGGCAAAACTAAGATTATTAAACGCATCGTAAAAGCTTTGGATGAAGTTACGAAAGGTCTCCAATCGAAATCTATAGAGGGAATAGGCATTGGTGTAGCCGGGGATATTGACCAGAAGAGGGGGATTGTCCGATTCTCTCCCAATCTATTCTGGAAGAATGTGCCTATAGCTCGTTTGATAAATAAGAAATTCAATGTGAAAGTGGTTGTGGACAATGATGCTAATGCCGCTGCCTGGGGGACATACATTTTAGAAACTAAAAGAAAGGCAAAAAACTTAATCTGTATAACCCTGGGTACTGGCGTGGGAGGTGGTCTCATACTCAATGGAAGGATATATCATGGCGCCTCGGGCAGTGCCGGTGAGATTGGGCATATAACTGTTAATACTCAAGGTCAAAAGTGCAACTGCGGCAATTATGGTTGTCTGGAAACTTATGTTGGTTCAGCCTATATTGTTAGAAAGGCAATTAAGGAAATCAAAAAGGGTGAAAGGAGCCTGATAAAGAAGCTCGCTGGTGGAAATTTGCAGTCAATTACTTCCCAGACCATTCAGGCTGCTGCCCTGAAGGGTGATAAACTGGCAAGGAGAATCTGGAAAGAGGCAGGAGAGTATTTAGGGATAGCATTATCCGGAGTTATTAATCTTCTCAATCCGGGAGTCATAGTTTTTGGCGGTGGAGTAGCCAAGGCTGAAGAATTAATTTTCCAACCAATGAAAAAAGAAATCCGAAAACGTGCTTTCAGGGTTCCTTTTGAGAAAGTAAAGTTTACTCGCACAAAGTTCGGTGCAGACCTGGGGGTAATTGGCGCATCTTTACTGACATTGCAAGGAAATAGAAAGTGAAAAGTGTAAAGTGGTTCTTGCCTTCCTATATAGCCTTCGTGGCTATTTTTTTATTTTCTCATTCTGCCAATGCTTACCTTACTGAAGGGAAAGAGTTGTACATAGCTCGAGCCAGTACCTACGTAGTTGTGGAAAGAAATCCTGAATTAGGTCCCGCCCGGGATAACCCGATTATTCTTTTAGCCGATTACATTGAGTACAGGAAAGAAGAAAATAAAGTTTTAGCCCGTGGTAATGTTAAGATAGAAGATAGAGATGTTGTCGTAGAATGCGAGGAAGCCATTTTCGACCTGAAAGAGGAAAAAGTGGAAGCAAAAGGCGAAATCATTCTTCAAGATAAGGAAACTACTATCCATGGCAGTAAAATAATCTACGATTTGAGAACAGGACGGGGAGTTATAGACAATGCTTCATCATTTATAGACCCCTGGTACTTTTCCGGCCCGAGAATAGAGAGAATAAGCGATAAAGAAATCGTTTTACATAATGGTTATATTACTTCCTGCGAACTCTCTTCTCCCCATTATCGGTTTAAAGCAAAAAAGATTCGTGTCTTACTGGGAGAGAAGTTTTACGCTTACAACGTCCTGATGTATTTAGGTAAAGTCCCCATTTTCTATTTCCCTTATTATTGGCATTCATTGCGCGAGAGAAGATTCAGGTGGGGATTGAAGTTGGGCTCCAATGGTGGGGAAGGTTTTTTTGCTAAAGCAAATTTTGGATATGCCTTTACCCCGAGGACATACGGAACTTTACTCATCGATTATATGGCCAAAAAAGGAATTGGTTGGGGAGGCAGATATGATTATAATTTGCAGGATAAAACAAAAGGATTCTTGTATGGATATTACATTAAAGAGAAAGATACCAAGGAAAAGAAATGGCGGGGAGAGGCAGAACACTGGCAGAATTTAGGCAGCGACTTCTATTTTCAGACGAAGCTGGACTATATGTCCGATCAAAAATTTAATAAAGTCTACAATGAAGAAGACTGGATTCCAATGAAAGAGGAACTGAAATCTCATATTGCTCTTACCCGCTCAAGACCCACCTATACTTTAAGGATAGCCGGAGAAAGAAAGGATGTATGGGATTATCAGAGGGAACGATTCGTCAACATTCAGAGCTATTCTCCCAGCCTCTCATTTGCCACAAGTCTTCTCAGAATCAGGAAAGGGCCGCTCTATTATAGATTAGGAGGGAATTACTCCAACCGCTATGTTAAACCTTACGATTATGTTAACAGAGAATTTCAGGAAGGTCACCGCTTAAATCAGAGCGACGTCTATTTTAACCTGGTTAATAAAATGAGGTTATCACGCAGAGCCAACGTAGATACAGAAGTAGGTTTTAAAGAAACCTGGCAGGATAAGGATGAGAACTGGAATAGAAAAAACGTATATAAGAACATATACCACACTAAGGCAAACTTACGGACGCGGATTACCAGGTCTTTCGATACAGACTTAACGCATAGTTTCCAGCAAGAACAGGGTAAGAAGACAACGCTCAATAAACTTTCGATTTTGGGAAGGATTCGCCTTCTCTGGCTATTAAAATTGACCTCCTCCATGGGATATAGTTTTATTGGAGAGAAAAATCTTAGATTCGATGATCTTTTCTCCCGGGTCGATTTTAGGCCTTCTCGTTTAACGAATTTCTATTTCGAGCATAGCTACGACCTGAACAGGGAAAAGACATCCAATTTTCAGGCTGAAGCCATATTTGGTCCGGGAGAGAGGAAGTGGTCAATAAATTCCAGGTTGACCTATTTAGAGGGAACTTCTAACTATCCCCGTCGCCTGGACATCGTAAATGGGTTTAATTTTCCGATTACCGGAAAATGGAGGGCTCGACTGGCTACCAGATACAATATTTATGATCGCAAGCTTATGGAAAGAGGAATTCATATTTATCGAGACCTCCACTGCTGGGAAGCAAGCCTCAGCTGGACAAAGATACCTTCCGAGGAGGAGATATGGTTTATGATTAATTTGAAGATTTTTCCCGAAAATAGAATAGGTGTTTACCATAATATTGATGAGAAGGAGTGGAGGCTACGCAGAAAATAATTTTTGTTTGACAATTTTTTCCCATTTTGTTAACATTGAAGTTACTTAAAATTGAAGGTGCCAAGGTAGCTCAGTTGGTAGAGCACCGGACTGAAAATCCGGGTTGTCCCCAGTTCGATCCTGGGCCTTGGCACTTTTTTTATTTTATAAGGTTTTGGTAGTGTAGGGCTTTATGCCCGTAATTGATACCCCTTCATACCTTTTATTTCTCTCTTGCATAAACTGGCTTAATTTACTATAATTTTTTAATCTAGAACCGAAATTCGGCTGTAAACAATCAAGCGGAGGTTGTCAAGATACCCTTGTTTTCCTCCGCTTCATAATCTGGCTTCAACAAGAAGAATTTTGCTGAAGTTAGGCAAATCCCGAGCTTATGGGAACAAAACATGCCAATTTGGGAGGATGAACGAAGTATTTTGGTCATCCAAACTAGGCACCGTTTTGCTGCGGTTAGGAGGTAATCAAAAATGGCTGAAGAAAATGAAAGAGTTGGCTTCGAATTAGGAATGGGTTGGCTTCCAGACTATCCCGATTTTCGGGACTACACGGTGGAAAGGGAAGAAGTTGCTCTCAGGCTCAAAAGGCTAGCACAAAAAGAGCCGGTGAAAGATATGCTCAAAAAACTGGGGGTTGCACAGCCTGCGAGAGTGAGTATACCGACATCCGTGGACTTAAGAAAATGGTGTTCCCCTATTGAAAATCAGGGTGCTCTCGGTTCCTGCACGGCAAACGCTGGCGTTGGGCTCGTAGAATACTATGAGCGGAGGGCTTTTGTCAAACACATAGATGCATCAAGGCTATTCCTTTATAAAGCAACTCGCAACCTTCTCCACTGGACAGGAGATAGAGGAGCATTTCTTCGCACCACAATGGCTGCTATGGTGCTTTTTGGGGTTCCCCCGGAAGAATACTGGCCCTATCTCATAGCAGACTTCGACAAGGAACCTTCCTCTTTCTGTTATGCCTTTGCCCAGGACTACCAAGCCATACAATACTTTCGACTCGACTCTCTATCCACACCTAAAGACTTACTTTTGAAACGAATCAAGTCTTTCTTAGCTGCTGGTCTGCCATCGATGTTCGGGTTTAGTGTTTTTAGCTCTATTGAGCAAACCAATGACGACGGAAAAATCCCCTACCCCTGTCGTGGAGAGAGAATTCTTGGCGGTCATGCGGTTGTAGCAGTGGGATTTAATGATGATATCAAGATTGAAAACACGACTTGCGGAGTAGAGACTACTGGAGCATTGCTCATACGAAACTCCTGGGGCAGAGAATGGGGAGATAAGGGTTATGGCTGGTTGCCATACGAGTATGTCCTCGGAGGGCTGGCAATAGATTGGTGGTCACTTCTCAAAAACGAGTGGGTTAATACAAAGGAGTTCGGGCTTTAACTGGAGAAGACCGATGAAACGCTCCGATAACCTTAAACAGAAAGAATTAAAAGCCAGGGAGACATGAGGATGGAACTTTTTCTGAAACTCTCAGGGATTTTATTAGGCGTGCTGGCAAGGACAATGATTCCCTATCTGAGAAAAATCATAGCCGGCAAGATAAAGAAATTTGACAAGGGGTACTGGCTTACGGCAGTAGCTTCATTTGTCTTGGGTTTGATTACTACACTACTCATCTTCCCAAAGTTTGAATTTGTACCAACAGGGGCAGGAGCAGAAACCTCGATTAGACTATTCTGTGTTGCTTTTGGTTTTGGATTTGCTTGGAACTCCCTGGTTAATGAAGGAGTCAAGTGGGGAGAAAAACGAAAATAAACAACACCCCTTTTTTTAGAAGCATGGAAGGACTTATCTTTTTAATCGGATGTTTATTACTAATAACGCAGGTAATTCTATTTACTATATTTGCTCACTACGTTCCTGGAATAAAGAAAGGCTTACTTCCAGTCATAGCTGCTGACCTCCTTGGTGGAAGAGGAGTCAGTATTTCTGTTGGCCTGGAAATGGGACTGTCAAAATTCCAGGTTATTTTTATTTCGGTCATCTTCAACCTGACTTATCTCTTTATTCTCTATCCACTGTTCATCTATTTTTACGAACACTTGGTAAGAATGAAATTCATCGGGAAAGCCGTAGATTCAACCCAAAAAGCAGCCGAGAAACATCAGGCGAGAATAGAGAGATGGGGCGCTTTGGGAATAGCAATTTTTGTCTGGATTCCCCTGTTTTCTACAGGTTCATTGGTTGGCTCAATTATCGGAACGTTGATTGGCATGCGTACAGGCGTTGTAATTTCTGTGGTAGTTTTAGCGATGGTTACAAGTGCTATATCCTGGGCATTTATATTTGATTATCTATTTGAATTAGCTACAGGAGCAGGGAAAATTATCCCTTCCATATTCGTTGGTTCAATCCTGGGATTAGTGATTTTTTACCGCTTGCGCCAATTTTACCATTTAGCTAAACAAAAAATAAAAGCAAAAAAGAAAATTTAAGAAAGCCGACGTAGCTCAGTTGGTAGAGCAACGGTTTCGTAAACCGTAGGTCGACAGTTCGACTCTGTCCGTCGGCTTATAAATAAAGCAAAGTTCCGGGGACACAATACTTAATTAAAAAAGGAGAAAGGGAATCAATTAAGATAATTAAGTATTGTGTCCCCGAATTTTTATAAATGGGTTGAATTTTTGGGGAAATTGTGTTAAAATATTATGCGAATTATGAATAAAAAACTAATCAGATATTGCAATGTAATAATAGAGTTCGGCTTGCCAATTTTAGCCTTCCTTATTGCTCTGTCTTTTTATCTGAAGACCTACGATTCCTGTCAGATAAAAATTACACTTCTACATATTGGTGCTACCGTTATTATAGCAGCGTGGATTGTCAAGGTAATTGAAAGGGGAAGGCTACTGGAAAGTAGAGAACAGCGTCTCTATGCAATTCCTGCTCTCTTTTTTCTCCTTTCCGGTATCATTTCCTTCTCCATTTCCCCATTTAAATTTACCAGTTTTGAAGAGCTTACCAGGAGAGTTCTGTATATAGGAATTTTTCTGGTCGCTCTCGTTGAGTTTAACAGTTCGGAAAAAGTAAAGAGAATGTTCCGCTGGATACTCGCTGCCACCTTTATCGCTGTTTTCTATGGGTTGATTCAATTCATGGAGTTAGATCCCTTCATCTGGAAGGGAGCTTTTGGAGATAGAATATTTTCCACTTTTGGCAACCCCAATTTCTTTGCCGCCTTCCTGGTACTGGTTACTCCTTTAATTTTAACATTTTTCGATTTTTCCGACCTGAAAAAGGCTAAAAAGACATTTGTCTCTTTGGTTCTGGTGGTAACCATTGGTATCCTCTACTGTTTTATGCAATTTTTGGGAAAGGAAGGACTGATGGGCATGGGAGGTCTGGGAACTCAAGCCTATATCTTCTTTGTGGAAAATAAGACGTACGCTTTCTTCTTTTTACTTCTCCTTTCCATGTGCCTGATGGTTTTGGTGAAGATGAAGACGAAAAAGCTTCTGGTTCTCTTTCTGTTTATCCTGGTCATTAATCTCATCACGACGAGAACTAAAGCTGCGTATATTGGTTTTGCCGCGGGAGTCTCTTTCTTTGCCATGATTACCACGCTATTTATTGTTCCTGCCACAAAGAAGCAGAAGAAGACTTTTCTGGTAGTTTTCCTATCGGTCCTCATTCTGGGCACGGGAGGCGCGGTAACTTTCTTTATAAGACAGCGGATAGACTCGGTGCGTTTCCGGGTGTTCACCTGGGTTTCCACTTTGGAAATGATTAGAGATTATCCTGAAGGAGGCACGACAATTAAATCAACGCCCGGTAAAGAATTAATTCA contains the following coding sequences:
- a CDS encoding ROK family protein; the protein is MNKYSIGIDIGGTNITVALVTKKGKIVRKIKFPTKVEEGKTKIIKRIVKALDEVTKGLQSKSIEGIGIGVAGDIDQKRGIVRFSPNLFWKNVPIARLINKKFNVKVVVDNDANAAAWGTYILETKRKAKNLICITLGTGVGGGLILNGRIYHGASGSAGEIGHITVNTQGQKCNCGNYGCLETYVGSAYIVRKAIKEIKKGERSLIKKLAGGNLQSITSQTIQAAALKGDKLARRIWKEAGEYLGIALSGVINLLNPGVIVFGGGVAKAEELIFQPMKKEIRKRAFRVPFEKVKFTRTKFGADLGVIGASLLTLQGNRK
- a CDS encoding small multi-drug export protein, producing the protein MGRKTKINNTPFFRSMEGLIFLIGCLLLITQVILFTIFAHYVPGIKKGLLPVIAADLLGGRGVSISVGLEMGLSKFQVIFISVIFNLTYLFILYPLFIYFYEHLVRMKFIGKAVDSTQKAAEKHQARIERWGALGIAIFVWIPLFSTGSLVGSIIGTLIGMRTGVVISVVVLAMVTSAISWAFIFDYLFELATGAGKIIPSIFVGSILGLVIFYRLRQFYHLAKQKIKAKKKI
- a CDS encoding bifunctional folylpolyglutamate synthase/dihydrofolate synthase codes for the protein ILKDKDVKKIVAEIVPLCQEVVVTSPSTERGLDKKLLKREVINYLPSGKVRIENGVGEALMRALEVASTDDLICVTGSLYTVGEAKRALKR
- a CDS encoding LptA/OstA family protein, which gives rise to MKSVKWFLPSYIAFVAIFLFSHSANAYLTEGKELYIARASTYVVVERNPELGPARDNPIILLADYIEYRKEENKVLARGNVKIEDRDVVVECEEAIFDLKEEKVEAKGEIILQDKETTIHGSKIIYDLRTGRGVIDNASSFIDPWYFSGPRIERISDKEIVLHNGYITSCELSSPHYRFKAKKIRVLLGEKFYAYNVLMYLGKVPIFYFPYYWHSLRERRFRWGLKLGSNGGEGFFAKANFGYAFTPRTYGTLLIDYMAKKGIGWGGRYDYNLQDKTKGFLYGYYIKEKDTKEKKWRGEAEHWQNLGSDFYFQTKLDYMSDQKFNKVYNEEDWIPMKEELKSHIALTRSRPTYTLRIAGERKDVWDYQRERFVNIQSYSPSLSFATSLLRIRKGPLYYRLGGNYSNRYVKPYDYVNREFQEGHRLNQSDVYFNLVNKMRLSRRANVDTEVGFKETWQDKDENWNRKNVYKNIYHTKANLRTRITRSFDTDLTHSFQQEQGKKTTLNKLSILGRIRLLWLLKLTSSMGYSFIGEKNLRFDDLFSRVDFRPSRLTNFYFEHSYDLNREKTSNFQAEAIFGPGERKWSINSRLTYLEGTSNYPRRLDIVNGFNFPITGKWRARLATRYNIYDRKLMERGIHIYRDLHCWEASLSWTKIPSEEEIWFMINLKIFPENRIGVYHNIDEKEWRLRRK
- a CDS encoding C1 family peptidase; this encodes MAEENERVGFELGMGWLPDYPDFRDYTVEREEVALRLKRLAQKEPVKDMLKKLGVAQPARVSIPTSVDLRKWCSPIENQGALGSCTANAGVGLVEYYERRAFVKHIDASRLFLYKATRNLLHWTGDRGAFLRTTMAAMVLFGVPPEEYWPYLIADFDKEPSSFCYAFAQDYQAIQYFRLDSLSTPKDLLLKRIKSFLAAGLPSMFGFSVFSSIEQTNDDGKIPYPCRGERILGGHAVVAVGFNDDIKIENTTCGVETTGALLIRNSWGREWGDKGYGWLPYEYVLGGLAIDWWSLLKNEWVNTKEFGL